The following coding sequences lie in one Spinacia oleracea cultivar Varoflay chromosome 1, BTI_SOV_V1, whole genome shotgun sequence genomic window:
- the LOC130463493 gene encoding uncharacterized protein: protein MEIADEFDYLKREKGRWRRRRIDVRAPGSGYRGLRRREEAVWEPPKSGIMKVNVDGALFKDTGVGLGVVIRDENGRVVRAACLQTKQRWDVPVVEAKAIALGIKLAAQSNATMVEVECDNMQVVSLINGARKDGSQLGIIVREIKCLASCFDSVKFSHVFREANLAAHTMAHLSPLEFSTRVWVGGCPSILDDVIASDFCLMNNNN from the coding sequence ATAGATGTACGTGCTCCGGGAAGTGGCTATAGGGGGTTAAGAAGGCGTGAGGAGGCCGTATGGGAACCCCCGAAGAGTGGCATCATGAAGGTCAATGTGGATGGAGCCCTCTTTAAGGATACAGGAGTGGGGCTAGGGGTGGTTATTAGAGATGAGAATGGTAGAGTTGTTCGTGCAGCTTGTTTACAAACAAAGCAAAGGTGGGATGTGCCCGTGGTAGAGGCCAAAGCTATAGCTCTTGGGATTAAGTTAGCTGCGCAAAGCAATGCCACAATGGTGGAGGTAGAATGCGACAATATGCAGGTGGTCAGCTTGATCAATGGCGCAAGAAAGGATGGCTCGCAACTGGGAATAATTGTTCGAGAAATTAAATGCTTAGCTAGTTGTTTTGATAGTGTTAAGTTTTCTCATGTATTTAGAGAGGCCAACTTAGCGGCCCATACTATGGCTCACCTTAGCCCACTTGAATTTAGTACTCGAGTGTGGGTAGGGGGTTGTCCAAGTATCTTAGATGATGTAATTGCGTCTGATTTTTGTTTAATGAATAATAACAACTAG
- the LOC110800290 gene encoding cytochrome P450 CYP94D108-like, whose amino-acid sequence MLHQPHLTHFHLSKTMEINQVIISITLCLIPLLYFFFFFFFKHKTICSGFRKYPIFGTIPDFLSNRHRFLEWSTDVLIFTPTHTCAFYRSVGGTHGVFTADPANVEHILKTRFENYPKGPRFLSILQDFLCTGIFNADGPLWRLQRKIASFTFNMRTLRNFLLHSVQVEITTRLIPILEDVSKSSRILDFQDVLERFAFDNVCKLAFNVDPGCLNRTGSNESEFMWAFNEATELSSGRFLYALPMLWKIRRFFNFGSENKLTESIKTVHEFADKIIRSRLEEKKYNKGNYDDLLSRFLDNMEDNHDLVTSSTKFLRDVVISVILAGKDTTSTGLSWLFWLLSLNPSVVEKIRSEIDQIRVRNKKTVGRAYDYEELQEMHYLQAVISESLRLYPPVPVDTKACSEDDILPDGTMVKKGCFVMYHIYAMGRMESIWGKDCSEFNPERWLENGVFRPISPFRYPVFHAGPRVCLGKEMAYIQMKSIVASVLEQFDVDVLGKEKRPDYLLSLTLRIKNGLPVRLTKRIRANK is encoded by the coding sequence ATGTTACACCAACCCCATTTAACACATTTCCATCTTTCAAAAACCATGGAAATCAATCAAGTAATCATCTCTATTACCCTTTGCCTTATTCCATTGCtctatttcttctttttcttcttcttcaaacatAAAACAATATGTTCCGGCTTTAGAAAGTATCCAATTTTCGGTACAATCCCGGACTTTCTATCTAATCGACATCGTTTTCTAGAATGGTCCACCGATGTTTTGATTTTTACCCCTACACATACTTGTGCTTTCTACCGCTCTGTTGGCGGGACCCATGGTGTATTCACCGCAGACCCCGCCAACGTGGAGCATATTCTAAAAACCCGCTTTGAGAACTACCCTAAAGGTCCCCGCTTTCTCTCAATCCTACAAGACTTTTTGTGCACGGGCATTTTTAATGCGGATGGCCCTTTGTGGCGTCTCCAGCGAAAAATCGCAAGTTTTACATTTAACATGCGCACCCTGAGAAACTTCCTACTCCACTCGGTTCAAGTGGAGATCACTACTCGGCTCATTCCGATATTAGAGGATGTTTCTAAGTCAAGCCGGATTTTGGACTTCCAAGATGTTCTCGAGCGGTTTGCTTTTGATAATGTTTGTAAGTTGGCGTTTAATGTGGACCCGGGTTGCTTGAACCGGACCGGGTCAAATGAGTCGGAGTTTATGTGGGCTTTTAATGAGGCCACGGAACTTAGTTCGGGACGTTTCTTGTATGCGCTTCCCATGTTATGGAAAATTAGAAGGTTTTTTAATTTTGGGTCAGAAAATAAATTGACGGAATCAATCAAAACGGTCCATGAGTTTGCTGACAAGATCATACGGTCGAGATTGGAGGAGAAGAAATATAATAAAGGTAATTATGATGATTTATTATCCCGATTTCTTGACAATATGGAGGATAATCATGATTTAGTTACGAGTTCAACCAAGTTTTTGAGGGATGTTGTAATAAGTGTTATCTTAGCAGGAAAAGATACCACGTCCACGGGTCTTAGTTGGCTATTCTGGTTATTGTCGTTAAATCCGAGTGTTGTTGAAAAAATCCGGTCGGAAATTGATCAAATTCGGGTTAGGAACAAGAAAACGGTAGGACGTGCCTACGATTACGAGGAGTTACAAGAAATGCATTACTTGCAAGCGGTAATATCTGAATCATTACGACTATACCCCCCTGTACCCGTGGATACAAAAGCGTGTTCGGAAGATGATATATTGCCGGATGGGACGATGGTTAAGAAAGGTTGTTTTGTTATGTACCACATATATGCAATGGGGCGGATGGAGAGTATTTGGGGGAAAGATTGCTCCGAGTTTAATCCTGAAAGATGGTTGGAAAATGGGGTTTTTAGACCGATTAGTCCATTTAGGTACCCGGTTTTTCATGCCGGGCCAAGGGTTTGTTTGGGTAAGGAGATGGCTTATATTCAAATGAAGTCGATAGTGGCTAGTGTGTTGGAACAATTTGATGTGGATGTGTTAGGAAAAGAGAAACGTCCAGATTATTTATTGTCCTTGACATTAAGGATCAAGAATGGTTTGCCTGTGAGATTAACCAAGAGAATTAGGGCCAATAAATAG